In Thermoanaerobaculales bacterium, one DNA window encodes the following:
- a CDS encoding FAD-dependent oxidoreductase, producing MSGPPHLSVLGGGPAGLAVGWAARRRGLPVTLYEASDRLGGNCTTLRSGAFRYDSGAHRLHDRDPEITGEVRRLLGDDLRRVDVPSQIWDDGRLIRFPLSSAELLAHLGPLPFGRAALEVVRARLSAGAPPQDFEAFAVRRYGRLIAERFLLDYSAKLWGAPAAELSTGIAGQRLSGLDLRTFVSESVLGRSKAHVEGVFYYPRLGIGQISERLADACGRDAIRTGAPVTRLLHDGERIRSLEIGGRARCDADEVVSSLPLGRMLEMLDPPPPPEVRCLAGAIRYRQVRLAVLFVDRPSLTEAATVYFPHRRFPFTRVSEPRNRSPEMAPPGRTSLLAEIPCHEDDEIWRADDGAVIDIVRAHLEAIGWVRPEEILGGAAHRMANAYPVLEVGCARAVEGIHRYLAGFANLWLVGRSGRFVYGWIHDMMRMGLDTVAEVADRRRREA from the coding sequence ATGTCGGGTCCACCCCACCTCTCGGTGCTCGGCGGCGGCCCGGCCGGGCTCGCGGTCGGCTGGGCGGCGCGGCGGCGAGGCCTGCCCGTCACCCTCTACGAGGCGAGCGACCGGCTCGGCGGGAACTGCACGACGCTGCGAAGCGGAGCCTTCCGCTATGACTCGGGGGCGCACCGGCTGCACGACCGCGACCCGGAGATCACCGGCGAGGTGCGGCGGCTGCTCGGGGATGACCTGCGCCGGGTCGACGTGCCGAGCCAGATCTGGGACGACGGCCGCCTGATCCGCTTCCCGCTGTCGTCGGCCGAGCTGCTCGCCCACCTCGGCCCACTGCCCTTCGGACGTGCCGCGCTCGAGGTGGTGCGCGCGCGGCTTTCGGCCGGCGCGCCGCCGCAGGACTTCGAGGCCTTCGCGGTGCGGCGGTACGGCCGGCTGATCGCCGAGCGCTTTCTGCTCGACTACTCGGCCAAGCTGTGGGGAGCCCCGGCCGCCGAGCTGTCGACCGGGATCGCGGGCCAGCGCCTGAGCGGGCTCGACCTGCGGACCTTCGTCTCGGAGTCGGTCCTGGGCCGTTCGAAGGCTCACGTCGAAGGGGTGTTCTACTACCCGCGGCTCGGCATCGGGCAGATCAGCGAGCGGCTCGCCGACGCCTGCGGCCGCGACGCGATCCGCACCGGCGCGCCGGTCACCCGGCTGCTGCACGACGGGGAGAGGATCCGGAGCCTCGAGATCGGCGGGCGCGCGCGCTGCGACGCGGACGAGGTGGTGAGCAGCCTGCCGCTCGGCAGGATGCTCGAGATGCTCGACCCGCCGCCGCCGCCGGAGGTCCGTTGCCTGGCCGGTGCGATCCGCTACCGGCAGGTGCGGCTGGCGGTGCTGTTCGTCGACCGACCGTCGCTGACCGAGGCGGCCACCGTCTACTTCCCCCACCGCCGCTTCCCCTTCACCCGCGTCAGCGAGCCGAGGAACCGCAGCCCGGAGATGGCGCCGCCCGGCAGGACCTCGCTGCTGGCGGAGATCCCGTGCCACGAGGACGACGAGATCTGGCGCGCCGACGACGGAGCCGTGATCGACATCGTGCGCGCCCACCTCGAGGCGATCGGATGGGTGCGGCCGGAGGAGATCCTGGGCGGCGCCGCGCACCGCATGGCCAACGCCTACCCGGTGCTGGAGGTCGGCTGCGCGCGAGCGGTGGAGGGCATCCACCGCTACCTGGCCGGCTTCGCCAACCTGTGGCTGGTCGGCCGCAGCGGCCGCTTCGTCTACGGCTGGATCCACGACATGATGCGGATGGGCCTCGACACGGTGGCCGAGGTCGCAGACCGCCGGAGGCGCGAGGCGTGA
- a CDS encoding uracil-DNA glycosylase family protein — protein sequence MAAVTLVEIAAELREAVRRLDFGPPVSHVYNPLDYAWPAHRSYLERFGVAPKEVVFLGMNPGPWGMAQTGVPFGEVAAVRDWLSISATVGRPEREHPARPVSGFACARSEVSGRRFWGWARQRSGTAERFFSRFFVANYCPLLFLGPSGRNLTPDRLAAADRRPLEAACDAALARSVELLAPRIVVGVGAFAARSAARALAGAPARVAQVLHPSPASPAANRGWPEQLERRLAELGVGLP from the coding sequence GTGGCAGCCGTGACCCTGGTCGAGATCGCCGCCGAGCTGCGGGAGGCGGTGCGTCGGCTCGACTTCGGGCCGCCGGTGAGCCACGTCTACAACCCCCTCGACTACGCCTGGCCGGCCCATCGCAGCTACCTCGAGCGCTTCGGCGTGGCGCCCAAGGAGGTCGTCTTCCTCGGCATGAACCCCGGCCCCTGGGGGATGGCCCAGACCGGGGTTCCGTTCGGCGAGGTCGCGGCGGTCCGCGACTGGCTCAGCATCTCGGCGACGGTCGGCAGGCCGGAGCGCGAGCACCCGGCGCGGCCGGTGTCCGGCTTCGCCTGCGCCCGCAGCGAGGTCAGCGGCCGCCGCTTCTGGGGCTGGGCGCGGCAGCGATCGGGCACCGCCGAGCGCTTCTTCTCCCGGTTCTTCGTCGCCAACTACTGCCCGCTGCTGTTCCTCGGGCCGAGCGGCCGCAACCTGACCCCGGACCGGCTTGCCGCCGCCGACCGGCGACCGCTCGAGGCGGCCTGCGACGCCGCCCTCGCGCGCTCGGTCGAGCTGCTCGCGCCGCGGATCGTGGTCGGCGTCGGTGCCTTCGCAGCCCGCTCGGCCGCCCGCGCCCTCGCCGGCGCCCCCGCCAGGGTCGCCCAGGTGCTCCACCCGAGCCCGGCCAGCCCGGCGGCGAACCGCGGCTGGCCGGAGCAGCTGGAGCGCCGCCTCGCCGAGCTCGGGGTCGGCCTTCCCTGA
- the mnmA gene encoding tRNA 2-thiouridine(34) synthase MnmA yields MSRIVVLASGGVDSSVALLLLAEEGRHSLEACYLKIWLSDEMAFLGRCPWEEDLAHVRAVCERLGVPLRVLPLQREYFATVVEYTIAELRAGRTPSPDVVCNRAIKFGAVIDRLGDEFELVASGHHARVGQRGGLARLLRGADPVKDQSYFLCQLSQRQLARCVFPIGGMTKAEVRAAARRAGLANQDRPDSQGICFLGRVPYDDFVEFSLGTREGDILEHGTGRVLGRHRGYWFHTIGQRRGLGLAGGPWYVVAKDPERNLVTVVHAGRLAEHRRTRFRIAAPVWIAAPPARTRLEVRIRHGERLLPCTAEVAADGSVEVTLDDGDAGIAAGQFAALYDGEECLGGGPVAAEV; encoded by the coding sequence ATGAGTCGGATCGTGGTGCTGGCCTCGGGCGGGGTCGACAGCTCGGTGGCGCTGCTGCTGCTCGCCGAGGAGGGCCGCCACTCGCTCGAGGCCTGCTACCTCAAGATCTGGCTTTCCGACGAGATGGCCTTCCTCGGCCGCTGCCCGTGGGAGGAGGACCTCGCCCACGTGCGCGCCGTCTGCGAGCGCCTCGGGGTGCCGCTGCGCGTGCTGCCGCTGCAGCGCGAGTACTTCGCGACCGTCGTCGAGTACACGATCGCCGAGCTGCGCGCCGGGCGGACGCCGAGCCCGGACGTCGTGTGCAACCGGGCGATCAAGTTCGGGGCCGTGATCGACCGGCTCGGCGACGAGTTCGAGCTCGTCGCGTCGGGCCACCACGCCCGGGTCGGGCAGCGCGGCGGCCTCGCCCGGCTGCTGCGCGGCGCCGATCCGGTCAAGGATCAGTCCTACTTCCTGTGCCAGCTCTCACAGCGGCAGCTCGCGCGGTGCGTGTTCCCGATCGGCGGCATGACCAAGGCCGAGGTGCGGGCCGCGGCTCGGCGCGCCGGCCTTGCCAACCAGGACCGGCCCGACAGCCAGGGGATCTGCTTCCTCGGCCGCGTCCCCTACGACGACTTCGTCGAGTTCTCACTCGGCACGCGTGAGGGGGACATCCTCGAGCACGGCACCGGACGGGTGCTCGGTCGCCACCGCGGCTACTGGTTCCACACCATCGGCCAGCGCCGCGGCCTCGGCCTTGCCGGCGGCCCCTGGTACGTGGTCGCCAAGGACCCGGAGCGCAACCTGGTCACCGTGGTCCACGCCGGCCGGCTCGCCGAGCACCGGCGCACGCGATTTCGGATCGCCGCGCCGGTCTGGATCGCCGCGCCGCCCGCGCGGACCCGGCTCGAGGTCCGCATCCGCCACGGCGAGCGCCTGCTGCCCTGCACCGCCGAGGTGGCCGCCGACGGCTCGGTCGAGGTCACGCTCGACGACGGCGACGCCGGCATCGCCGCCGGCCAGTTCGCGGCCCTCTACGACGGCGAGGAGTGCCTGGGCGGCGGCCCGGTCGCCGCCGAGGTGTGA
- a CDS encoding GreA/GreB family elongation factor — translation MALRSIRLTTSDRHRLFVLVSAAHRRGALDRARALDLVGEIREAEVVAPTEAPPDLITMRTTFRLTDLDSGEDGVYTLVYPDEEDPAEGKLSVLAPLGAAVLGQRVGDTVEPVVPDAVRRGRLDEILFQPEASGCYEL, via the coding sequence ATGGCCCTGAGGTCGATTCGACTGACGACCTCCGACCGCCATCGGCTCTTTGTCCTCGTCTCGGCCGCGCATCGCCGGGGCGCCCTCGACCGGGCCCGGGCCCTCGACCTCGTTGGGGAGATTCGCGAGGCCGAGGTCGTCGCGCCCACCGAGGCGCCGCCCGACCTCATCACGATGCGAACGACCTTCCGCCTCACCGATCTCGACAGCGGCGAGGACGGGGTGTACACCCTCGTCTACCCGGACGAGGAGGACCCCGCGGAGGGCAAGCTCTCGGTGCTCGCCCCGCTCGGCGCGGCGGTGCTCGGGCAGCGGGTCGGCGACACCGTCGAGCCGGTCGTGCCGGACGCGGTGCGGCGCGGGCGACTCGACGAGATCCTGTTCCAGCCCGAGGCCTCGGGCTGCTACGAACTTTGA
- a CDS encoding formate--tetrahydrofolate ligase, with protein MSDAARVRPIADVADGLGISRDHLQLYGDDKAKVALEARAGRPLSGRLVLVSAITPTDAGEGKTTTSIGLAQGLARIGQSVCLALREPSLGPTFGMKGGATGGGAARVVPEADINLHFTGDFHAISASHNLLAAMLDNHLHQGNALDVDPRRVLWRRVIDMNDRSLRNIVIGLGGAIDGVPRETGFDITPASEVMAALCLAEDAEDLRRRLERIVVALTFARERVTAAELKAVGAMMVLLKDAIRPNLVQTVDGVPALVHGGPFANIAHGCSSVIATKMALAHADWAVTEAGFGFDLGAEKFFDIKCVSAGLDTAVVVLVATVRALKLHGGAAKDALDTPDPAAVERGLGNLAKHVESIRAFCEPPVVALNRFTADTEEEIEVVRRACAAPGAPFAVSEVFARGGEGGVELAQAVVEHAERKSKPFCPLYAWSDPVKVKMEKIARAMYGAREVGWSNDAEKDLAMIRRFGHEGLPLCVAKTQKSLSDDPKLLGRPEDFEISVRNVILAAGAGYLVPLLGDIIRMPGLPATPQAERLDLVDGRVVGMS; from the coding sequence ATGAGCGACGCTGCCCGCGTTCGACCAATCGCCGACGTTGCGGATGGTCTCGGCATCAGCCGCGACCACCTCCAGCTCTACGGCGACGACAAGGCCAAGGTCGCGCTCGAGGCGCGCGCCGGCAGGCCGCTCTCCGGGAGGCTGGTGCTGGTCTCGGCGATCACCCCCACCGACGCCGGCGAGGGCAAGACCACGACCTCGATCGGCCTCGCGCAGGGGCTGGCGAGAATCGGCCAGTCGGTCTGCCTGGCGCTGCGCGAGCCGTCGCTCGGGCCGACCTTCGGCATGAAGGGCGGCGCCACCGGCGGCGGGGCGGCTCGGGTGGTGCCCGAGGCCGACATCAACCTCCACTTCACCGGTGACTTCCACGCCATCTCGGCGTCCCACAACCTGCTCGCCGCGATGCTCGACAACCACCTCCACCAGGGCAACGCGCTCGACGTCGACCCCCGTCGCGTGCTGTGGCGGCGGGTCATCGACATGAACGACCGCTCGCTGCGCAACATCGTGATCGGGCTCGGCGGCGCGATCGACGGGGTGCCGCGGGAGACCGGCTTCGACATCACGCCCGCGTCGGAGGTCATGGCCGCGCTCTGCCTGGCCGAGGACGCCGAGGACCTGCGGCGCCGGCTCGAGCGCATCGTGGTCGCTCTGACCTTCGCCAGGGAGCGGGTCACCGCCGCCGAACTCAAGGCGGTGGGCGCGATGATGGTCCTGCTCAAGGACGCGATCCGCCCCAACCTGGTCCAGACCGTCGACGGCGTGCCGGCGCTCGTGCACGGCGGGCCCTTCGCCAACATCGCCCACGGCTGCTCGTCGGTGATCGCCACCAAGATGGCGCTTGCCCACGCCGACTGGGCGGTCACCGAGGCCGGGTTCGGCTTCGATCTCGGCGCCGAGAAGTTCTTCGACATCAAGTGCGTGTCGGCGGGCCTCGACACCGCGGTCGTGGTGCTGGTGGCGACCGTGCGTGCCCTCAAGCTGCACGGCGGCGCCGCCAAGGACGCCCTCGACACTCCCGACCCGGCGGCGGTCGAGCGCGGCCTCGGCAACCTGGCCAAGCACGTCGAGAGCATCCGGGCCTTCTGCGAGCCGCCGGTCGTCGCGCTCAACCGCTTCACCGCCGACACCGAGGAGGAGATCGAGGTGGTTCGCCGGGCGTGCGCGGCGCCGGGCGCCCCGTTCGCGGTGTCCGAGGTGTTCGCCCGCGGCGGCGAGGGCGGCGTCGAGCTCGCCCAGGCGGTGGTCGAGCACGCCGAGCGCAAGTCGAAGCCGTTCTGCCCGCTCTACGCTTGGAGCGATCCGGTCAAGGTCAAGATGGAGAAGATCGCCCGCGCGATGTACGGCGCCCGCGAGGTGGGATGGTCGAACGATGCCGAGAAGGACCTCGCGATGATCCGGCGCTTCGGCCACGAGGGGCTGCCGCTGTGCGTCGCCAAGACCCAGAAGTCGCTCTCCGACGACCCCAAGCTGCTCGGCCGGCCCGAGGACTTCGAGATCTCGGTGCGCAACGTCATCCTCGCCGCCGGCGCCGGCTACCTGGTGCCGCTGCTCGGCGACATCATCCGGATGCCCGGCCTGCCGGCGACGCCCCAGGCCGAGCGCCTCGATCTCGTCGACGGCCGCGTGGTCGGCATGAGCTGA
- a CDS encoding sigma-54 dependent transcriptional regulator — protein MIDDEPVLQDVLKTLLEGNGFGYHAATTAAAGLQALREEEIDVVLLDLMLPDSNGLELLPKIKALDPHLPVVVITAYSSIESAITAMREGAFHYVPKPFKNEEVLHLVRRAAERRRLQVENLLLRSRLEGMGEIVGTSRRIQEVFELIRRAAPARSNILIVGESGTGKELAARAIHRLSPRCDGPFIPVHTTAIPAELLESTLFGHVKGAFTGAVTSRKGLFEAAHEGTLFLDEVGTISAETQTKLLRVIQEREIRRVGGVESSTVDVRLLAATNSNLWQAVEEGRFREDLYYRLNVITIEMPPLRDHREDIPLLAAHFLKLYAAENKRDVEGFTSQAMDALAEYSWPGNVRELENAVERAVVLCRGTTIDVDELPQAVRDAAPEEFVVEDLPAEGIDFRAAVAAYQSHLIREALTRTGGVQRRAARLLGLSPTTFNEMVHRLGIADAVPPEG, from the coding sequence GTGATCGACGATGAGCCCGTCCTCCAGGACGTGCTCAAGACCCTGCTCGAGGGCAATGGCTTCGGCTACCATGCGGCGACCACCGCCGCGGCCGGACTGCAGGCCCTGCGCGAGGAGGAGATCGACGTCGTCCTGCTCGATCTCATGCTTCCCGACAGCAACGGCCTCGAGCTGCTGCCCAAGATCAAGGCGCTCGATCCGCACCTGCCGGTGGTGGTGATCACCGCCTACTCGTCCATCGAGTCGGCGATCACCGCAATGCGTGAGGGAGCGTTTCACTACGTCCCCAAGCCGTTCAAGAACGAGGAGGTGCTGCACCTGGTGCGGCGCGCCGCCGAGCGCCGCCGTCTTCAGGTCGAGAACCTCCTGCTGCGCAGCCGGCTCGAGGGGATGGGCGAGATCGTCGGCACCAGCCGACGCATCCAGGAGGTCTTCGAGCTGATCCGGCGCGCGGCTCCGGCGCGCTCCAACATCCTGATCGTGGGCGAATCGGGGACCGGCAAGGAGCTGGCGGCGCGCGCGATCCACCGCTTGAGCCCACGCTGCGACGGCCCTTTCATCCCGGTCCACACCACGGCGATTCCCGCCGAGCTGCTCGAGTCCACCCTGTTCGGCCACGTCAAGGGCGCCTTCACCGGCGCCGTCACCAGCCGCAAGGGCCTGTTCGAGGCGGCCCACGAGGGGACCCTCTTCCTCGATGAGGTTGGCACCATCTCGGCCGAGACCCAGACCAAGCTGCTGCGGGTGATTCAGGAGCGGGAGATCCGTCGCGTCGGTGGCGTCGAGTCGAGCACGGTCGACGTGCGCCTGCTCGCTGCGACCAACAGCAACCTGTGGCAGGCGGTCGAGGAAGGCCGCTTCCGCGAGGATCTCTACTACCGCCTCAACGTCATCACCATCGAGATGCCGCCGCTGCGCGACCATCGCGAGGACATCCCGCTGCTCGCCGCCCACTTCCTGAAGCTCTACGCGGCGGAGAACAAGCGCGATGTCGAGGGCTTCACGTCGCAGGCGATGGATGCCCTTGCCGAGTACTCATGGCCGGGCAACGTCCGCGAGCTCGAGAACGCGGTCGAGCGCGCGGTCGTGCTGTGCCGCGGCACGACGATCGACGTCGACGAGCTGCCTCAGGCGGTGCGCGATGCCGCGCCCGAGGAGTTCGTCGTCGAGGACCTGCCCGCCGAGGGGATCGACTTCCGCGCCGCGGTCGCCGCCTACCAGAGCCACCTCATCCGCGAGGCGCTGACCCGCACGGGCGGCGTCCAGCGGCGGGCCGCCAGGCTGCTCGGCCTGAGCCCGACCACCTTCAACGAGATGGTGCACCGGCTCGGCATCGCGGACGCTGTCCCGCCCGAAGGCTGA
- a CDS encoding ATP-binding protein, which translates to MTRRRIVLLLLALATVVVAGASLIQTIRSFYRLDFTVRWVERGVRVTDIPSGSSAAAAGLEVGDLIVAVDGVAVERLEDPLLALAAGTEHRLAVQPRSREPHDVNFVPPRPQIDSLYLARSLVGLFGLSCALWAVLATDRRESATFLVLAAASVLVGTIPHRIAAGELGLQVIHRAASSSLPFLIVRFFSIFPERQRSMRAWDTLTAVVVAASAATALSPNLAVWWQVTASVLRGIFGAALLYGIILLLRRWRDAARKARTRRQIEWIALGLFVGLTPYATLVTLAGWMGIEFPPFSWLAVLPIAAVPLGVVAALTSYRLWDLEPITRDWLSATLVVVVGGTIFALTDRLLLRYAGGLGSVRNLFAFATGVLLVVLLGPVRLRVERFLDQWLYHGRPAPRSILTDSARDLARSTDPRELLTRLSVTLNEGLDIDLVAAYLRAGDGSFAQVTGTGGGLPERLPLAVVDGAFPAAGERPLEEAGYTRRIPLERAGTVHGLLYLGLRRGIFPLGTEGQEVALALAAQSAVALESARYLDDLRRQAEEFRILHANTQRIIESSAAAILVCDAAGRILSANTEAAGIFSHDAQELVGRPLKTLVSLPDGWQDSLPLHAANAEARTLAEPPRRVIMAVSVLELDTGSFNGRVVVLQDVTELRDLQDRVREQERLAALGRLASGLAHEINTPLTGIASFAQMLGDMTPPADPRAQLVGKLVDQSFRVSRIVANLHEAMRGGRATRTPLELGEVAMGAAQDAARSLGAADRLELSGFGERVMVWAATGPVELAVSNLVRNAIEASAAGSPVTVELSVDGEWAQILVRDRGQGIPPELLDQVFEPFVTTKTERGGVGLGLAITRDMITQLGGEVRLENASTGGACASIRLQRCREPVASS; encoded by the coding sequence GTGACCCGCCGGCGGATCGTGCTGCTGCTGCTCGCCCTGGCCACCGTAGTCGTGGCCGGAGCGTCGCTCATCCAGACCATCCGCTCGTTCTACCGGCTCGACTTCACCGTGCGCTGGGTCGAGCGCGGGGTGAGGGTGACCGACATCCCGTCCGGCTCGTCGGCGGCTGCGGCAGGGCTGGAGGTCGGCGACCTGATCGTGGCGGTCGACGGGGTCGCGGTGGAGCGCCTCGAAGACCCGCTGCTCGCGCTTGCCGCCGGAACTGAGCACCGCCTCGCCGTGCAGCCGAGGTCGCGTGAGCCGCACGACGTCAACTTCGTGCCGCCGCGTCCGCAGATCGACTCGCTGTACCTGGCGCGGTCCCTGGTCGGCCTGTTCGGCCTCTCCTGCGCGCTGTGGGCGGTGCTCGCGACCGACCGCCGGGAGTCGGCGACCTTCCTCGTCCTGGCCGCGGCGTCGGTGCTCGTCGGCACCATCCCCCACCGCATCGCGGCCGGGGAGCTCGGGCTGCAGGTGATCCACCGCGCCGCGAGCTCGTCGCTGCCGTTCCTGATCGTCCGCTTCTTCTCCATCTTCCCCGAGCGCCAGCGGTCGATGCGGGCCTGGGACACGCTGACCGCGGTGGTGGTGGCGGCCAGCGCCGCCACCGCCCTGTCGCCGAACCTCGCTGTGTGGTGGCAGGTCACGGCATCGGTGCTGCGCGGCATCTTCGGTGCCGCGCTGCTGTACGGCATCATTCTCCTGCTCAGGCGCTGGCGGGACGCGGCCAGGAAGGCGCGCACGCGGCGCCAGATCGAGTGGATCGCCCTCGGGCTGTTCGTCGGCCTCACGCCGTACGCCACGCTGGTGACGCTGGCGGGTTGGATGGGCATCGAGTTCCCGCCGTTCTCCTGGCTGGCGGTGCTCCCGATTGCCGCGGTGCCGCTCGGCGTGGTCGCGGCGCTCACCTCGTACCGGCTGTGGGACCTCGAGCCGATCACCCGCGACTGGCTGTCCGCGACCCTGGTGGTGGTGGTGGGCGGGACCATCTTCGCGCTGACGGATCGCCTGCTCCTGCGCTACGCGGGCGGCCTCGGATCGGTGCGCAACCTGTTCGCCTTCGCGACCGGCGTCCTGCTGGTGGTGCTGCTGGGGCCGGTCCGCCTCCGCGTCGAGCGCTTCCTCGACCAGTGGCTCTACCACGGCCGCCCGGCGCCGCGCTCGATCCTGACCGACTCGGCGCGCGATCTGGCGCGCTCGACCGACCCCCGGGAGCTCCTGACGCGGCTGTCGGTGACCTTGAACGAGGGTCTCGACATCGACCTCGTCGCCGCCTACCTGCGCGCCGGGGACGGCAGCTTCGCCCAGGTCACCGGGACCGGCGGCGGCCTTCCCGAGCGGCTGCCGCTCGCGGTCGTGGACGGCGCCTTTCCGGCCGCGGGCGAACGACCCCTCGAGGAGGCCGGCTACACGCGGCGGATCCCGCTCGAGCGCGCCGGCACCGTCCACGGCCTGCTCTACCTGGGGCTGCGCCGCGGCATCTTCCCGCTCGGGACCGAGGGCCAGGAGGTGGCGCTGGCGCTCGCGGCCCAGTCCGCGGTCGCGCTGGAGAGCGCCCGCTACCTGGACGATCTCCGCCGTCAGGCCGAGGAGTTTCGGATCCTCCACGCCAACACCCAGCGGATCATCGAGTCCTCGGCGGCGGCGATCCTGGTGTGCGACGCGGCCGGGCGGATCCTGTCGGCCAACACCGAGGCGGCAGGGATCTTCAGTCACGACGCGCAGGAGCTGGTGGGGCGGCCGCTCAAGACGCTCGTCAGCCTGCCCGACGGATGGCAGGACAGCCTGCCGTTGCACGCCGCCAACGCCGAGGCCAGGACCCTGGCGGAGCCGCCGCGCCGGGTCATCATGGCGGTGTCGGTGCTCGAGCTCGACACCGGGAGCTTCAACGGTCGGGTGGTCGTGCTCCAGGACGTGACCGAGCTGCGCGACCTGCAGGACCGGGTGCGGGAGCAGGAGCGGCTGGCCGCCCTCGGCCGCCTGGCCTCAGGCCTCGCCCACGAGATCAACACGCCGCTGACCGGGATCGCGTCGTTCGCCCAGATGCTGGGCGACATGACGCCGCCGGCGGACCCGCGGGCGCAGCTCGTGGGCAAGCTCGTCGACCAGAGCTTCCGGGTGTCGCGGATCGTCGCCAACCTCCATGAGGCGATGCGCGGCGGCCGCGCCACGAGGACGCCGCTCGAGCTCGGGGAGGTGGCGATGGGTGCGGCGCAGGACGCGGCGCGCTCGCTCGGGGCGGCCGACCGGCTCGAGCTCTCCGGCTTCGGCGAGCGGGTGATGGTGTGGGCCGCCACCGGCCCGGTCGAGCTCGCGGTCAGCAACCTCGTGCGCAATGCGATCGAGGCATCGGCCGCGGGCTCGCCGGTCACCGTCGAGCTTTCGGTCGACGGGGAGTGGGCGCAGATCCTGGTGCGCGACCGCGGCCAGGGGATCCCGCCCGAGCTCCTCGACCAGGTGTTCGAGCCATTCGTCACCACCAAGACCGAGCGCGGCGGGGTCGGCCTGGGGCTCGCGATCACGCGTGATATGATCACCCAGCTTGGCGGAGAAGTCAGGCTGGAGAACGCTTCCACCGGTGGAGCGTGCGCGTCGATTCGGTTGCAGCGATGTCGGGAGCCGGTAGCATCCTCGTGA
- a CDS encoding DUF4388 domain-containing protein translates to MQPTDLLKTIADSSFFHGLAYEERAALAELAQVVRHGPGAVLFQPRQLPTALYLVSDGVVELSRRQSPEGELEPVAYRGPGAVLAESKVITGTPFNSLARFPEGGETLQWARPVILRRLFESRDLAMHYLQNLARRLEGTFANLGGHEATKLGGRLEHFDLPTILQTVVESGSDGVLEVLDARGRPFGAIATHGRRVGPIRRGALAGSEALFEILMNPPERGTFVFRTIRRAAGADESLVLQPLLIEAARMQDELERFMIAVPPSRRLRPTGRRPEAKAGEDRDLHDQIRHELATESCGWGVLADRLPYSRARVALAVRQLLRDEIVVAEDT, encoded by the coding sequence ATGCAACCGACGGACCTGCTCAAGACCATCGCCGACAGCTCCTTCTTCCACGGGCTGGCCTACGAGGAGCGGGCTGCCCTCGCCGAGCTGGCACAGGTGGTGCGCCACGGCCCCGGGGCGGTCCTGTTCCAGCCGCGGCAGCTGCCGACCGCGCTCTATCTGGTCAGCGACGGCGTCGTCGAGCTGAGCCGGCGGCAGTCCCCGGAGGGCGAGCTCGAGCCCGTGGCCTATCGCGGGCCGGGCGCGGTGCTGGCGGAGAGCAAGGTCATCACGGGGACCCCGTTCAACTCGCTCGCCCGCTTTCCCGAGGGCGGCGAGACCCTGCAGTGGGCGCGCCCGGTGATCCTGCGCCGGCTGTTCGAGTCGCGCGACCTGGCGATGCACTACCTGCAGAACCTCGCCCGTCGGCTCGAGGGCACCTTCGCCAACCTCGGCGGTCACGAGGCCACCAAGCTCGGGGGGCGGCTCGAGCACTTCGATCTGCCCACCATCCTGCAGACGGTGGTCGAGTCCGGATCCGACGGCGTGCTCGAGGTCCTCGACGCCAGGGGACGCCCGTTCGGGGCCATCGCCACCCACGGCCGCCGCGTCGGCCCGATCCGCCGCGGCGCGCTGGCGGGGTCGGAGGCCCTGTTCGAGATCCTCATGAACCCGCCGGAGCGCGGCACCTTCGTCTTTCGCACCATCCGCCGGGCGGCGGGCGCCGACGAGTCGCTGGTGCTGCAGCCGCTGCTGATCGAGGCCGCGCGCATGCAGGACGAGCTGGAGCGGTTCATGATCGCGGTGCCGCCGTCGCGGCGCCTGCGTCCGACCGGGCGCCGGCCCGAGGCCAAGGCCGGCGAGGACCGCGATCTCCACGACCAGATCCGGCACGAGCTGGCGACCGAGAGCTGCGGCTGGGGCGTCCTGGCCGACCGGCTCCCCTACAGCCGTGCCCGGGTGGCGCTGGCGGTGCGCCAGCTGCTGCGCGACGAAATCGTGGTTGCAGAGGACACGTGA